In one window of Oleidesulfovibrio alaskensis DSM 16109 DNA:
- a CDS encoding TusE/DsrC/DsvC family sulfur relay protein: MAEVSFQGKTFEVDEDGFLLRFDEWCPEWVEYVKESEGIAEITEDHQKIIDFLQDYYRKNGIAPMVRILSKNTGFKLKQVYELFPSGPGKGACKMAGLPKPTGCV; the protein is encoded by the coding sequence ATGGCTGAAGTAAGCTTCCAGGGTAAAACGTTCGAGGTTGACGAAGACGGCTTCCTGCTTCGCTTCGATGAATGGTGCCCCGAATGGGTTGAATACGTGAAGGAATCCGAAGGTATTGCTGAAATCACCGAGGATCACCAGAAGATCATTGACTTCCTGCAGGACTACTACCGCAAGAACGGTATCGCACCCATGGTGCGTATCCTGTCCAAGAACACCGGCTTCAAGCTGAAGCAGGTGTACGAACTGTTCCCCTCCGGCCCCGGTAAGGGAGCATGCAAAATGGCTGGTCTGCCCAAGCCCACCGGCTGCGTGTAG